From the genome of Rhizobium sp. ZPR4:
GTGGAACAATTATGGTTTTTTGGCAACCAGACAGATGCTTTCCTTCGGGAAAGATTCTCGAAACATTTGCGTGAAGCGAGTGTGACGACCGTCGACAAGTCGATGAATTCGAAGCCAGGGGCGCCAAAGTCGACCTTCGAATGTCAGAGGGTGCCGCGCAAGCCGTTCGGTGGCTGCGCCGCCGTAGGCCCGGCGGAATCATCGTCGGATCGGCCCATTGGTGATCGGCGACCCATCCGGTCGCGCGATTGGCGCTTGCCTGCCATGCGGCCTGGAATGACCGCCCAAATACAGCTGCAATGAAATAGAAGAAGACCCGGAGGGAAACCAGGTCTTCTTCCGTCTCTGATCGGAGGTCTAGTTCAGATCAGATTAGAACGTACGCTCGAAGCGGATGATACCAGCCCACTGGTCCTGATTGATGGAGTCCCAGTTGGTGTAGGTAACTTCCGGCTCGACCAGAAGGTTCTTGACCGGCTTGAACTTGAGGTTCGTGGTTGCCGAGAAGATCTTCGAGTCGGTGTAGGCGACCTGGAAGTTCCACTTCAGCTTTTCGTTGATCGGAACGCTTGCGCCGCCCCAGAGTGCCCAGTCGCCCCAGCCGATGCCGGAGGCAGCGCCAGCGCCGTTTGCACCGGCATACTTGTTGAGCTTGGAGCCATCGGTATTCCAGCCGCCCATGACGAAGGCCGAGAAGACACCGAAGTCAGCGTCGACACGAGCCTTGATGGCGCCTTCTTCAACGATCGAGTCGTAACCGCCGACGACCTTGAAGCCCCATGCGCCGGACTTGAAGCCAGCACCGGCGACAACGTCAGGAGCGTAGTGATCCGAGCTGTCTTCGCCATTCGAGCCAGTTGCGCCCGAACCGGAGTTCGTGTCTTCGAGCGAGATCACAGCCGAGAAGCCGTTGCCGGCGTCGTAGTTGTAGGTGATCTGGTTCAGTTCGTACGGGCCGTCATAGACCACGTCGTCGTTGATGACGTCGCCGGCGTAACCGGTGAAGACGTTGAACTGCGAGTCTTCCTTACCAACGGTGAAGCCGCCGAGGCTGATGCTGGCGTGCAGCAGGTTGGTGGAGGTAGCGCCGCCGTCATTCCAGTCCCAACGCAGCTCGGTGTTGGTCTTCAGCGGGCCGTATTCGGTGTCGGTTGCCGTCTGCAGCTGCAGCTCAGCGCGGGTGTGCCACTTCGTGCCGAAACGAGCGCTCGGGTTGTAGGCATCGTACCACTGACCTTCGGTACGAACCTTGCCGCCGATCTTGAGGCAGGTTTCGCTGCCCGGAATGAAGAAGTAGCCAGCACCGTATGCGTCGCAGATACGGACATATTCCAGGGGCTCCGGCTCGGCAGCGACAACAGCGTCAGCCGCGTGAGCACCGGAAACTGCCACAAGCGCAGCAGCGGAGCCGAGAAGAAGGCTCTTGATATTCATTTTTTCTCCAATCGATTTGCCGGATAAGAACGCGGCCGGAGGCTATCCGCTACGTTCGTCAATTCGGCCGTTCCCTCTTGTCGAAAGCCCGAAAGACTTTCGTGCAGGCACGCTATCGGGACTGACGATGTATCGAAATATAATAATTCTTGGACGCCATGTATTTCTCGACATAAATCCGTCACAGATGCAAAAATGCAGCAGAAACTAAGAATAACTTAATAATTTTTACCAGTATATTAGGAGGATATACTTAATAAACATACCAGATGTATATTACTTATGGCAAAAACATCAAAAGTAGTAAGTTTTGCATACAAACTATACATTGGAAGCGCATGAGGCGAATCGTGCGGCGCCGGCTCCGATCGGCCAGTGTCGGCTTACGCAAAGTCGCGAAGAATGGCTTGTCAAAGGAAAAGAACAGGCCAAGCCGATGGCCTGCCGGTTTGCGTGCGGTCTGTGAAAGACCCGCCCGGCGCAGTGCCCAACGCCAGACTGGCCCGGGACCTATTTGCGAACCAGCGCAACGCCTCATCAGACCGTGCCCGCTCCGGCCCGGACGGCTGGGGGTGAGATGGTCGCCGGCATATCCATCAGCAGCGGCGACCTGATTTTACAAAAAAGCGGCTCCAAAACGCCGAAACGTTTTGAAGCCACCGAAGCTGATACGGTCGTATCTAATGGGCTTCTGCAGAGATCAACGGCACCTCCGCGCCCTTGACGTCATAAAGCTTGCCATTCAGAAAATAGTCGCCCTCGTGCAGGCCGGCGATATCCTGATACCGGATCAGGCGTTCCGTTCCGGCAACGAAGACCGATTGCTGATCCGAGTTGCCAGTTGTCAGATGGTTGAATAGCAGATTCAGCATGATCGCCATCAAGGCTGCTGAACTGATGCCCGAGTGGAAGATGGTGACCACCCATGCGGGAAAATGCTCGTAGAAGCCCGGCGAGGCGATCGGGATCATGCCGAAGCCGATCGAGGTCGCCACGATGATGAGGTTCATGTTGTTCTCATAGTCGACCTTGGCGAGCGT
Proteins encoded in this window:
- a CDS encoding porin translates to MNIKSLLLGSAAALVAVSGAHAADAVVAAEPEPLEYVRICDAYGAGYFFIPGSETCLKIGGKVRTEGQWYDAYNPSARFGTKWHTRAELQLQTATDTEYGPLKTNTELRWDWNDGGATSTNLLHASISLGGFTVGKEDSQFNVFTGYAGDVINDDVVYDGPYELNQITYNYDAGNGFSAVISLEDTNSGSGATGSNGEDSSDHYAPDVVAGAGFKSGAWGFKVVGGYDSIVEEGAIKARVDADFGVFSAFVMGGWNTDGSKLNKYAGANGAGAASGIGWGDWALWGGASVPINEKLKWNFQVAYTDSKIFSATTNLKFKPVKNLLVEPEVTYTNWDSINQDQWAGIIRFERTF